The following are encoded together in the Actinobacillus lignieresii genome:
- a CDS encoding NCS2 family permease produces the protein MLERLFQLSAKGSNAKTEIVAGITTFFTMVYIVFVNPSILGVAGMDTQVVFVTTCLIAAFGTIAMGLFSNLPIALAPAMGLNAFFAFVVVQKLGYSWQVGMGAIFLGSVGLFLLTILQIRYWFMSAIPLGLRVGIGAGIGLFIALIGFKNMGLVVANPATLVALGDLHDPKVLMGILGFFIIVVLAAKGIHSGVLISIAVVTALALIFDPAVSFNGVMSMPPSLDAVVGQVDIAGALDIGLLGIIFSFMLVNLFDSSGTLIAVTTKAGFADKQGRFPRMKQALLVDSTAAMAGSFMGTSAISTYIESGSGVSVGGRTGLTAVTVGILFLLTIFFSPLAGVVPAYATAGALVFVGILMASSLIEVKWDDLTEATPAFITTAMMPFTYSITEGIAFGFISYCVMKACTGRWKEINPSVAVVSLLFIAKFVWVG, from the coding sequence ATGTTAGAACGTTTGTTCCAATTATCTGCAAAAGGCTCTAATGCCAAAACAGAAATCGTAGCAGGTATTACTACCTTCTTCACCATGGTTTATATCGTATTCGTTAACCCATCTATTCTTGGTGTAGCAGGCATGGATACCCAAGTGGTTTTCGTCACTACCTGTTTAATCGCCGCATTCGGGACGATTGCGATGGGCTTATTCAGTAATCTTCCTATCGCACTTGCACCGGCAATGGGCTTAAATGCGTTTTTCGCTTTTGTGGTGGTACAAAAATTAGGTTACTCATGGCAAGTGGGTATGGGCGCTATTTTCTTAGGCTCGGTCGGTTTATTCTTATTAACGATTTTACAAATTCGTTATTGGTTTATGTCGGCGATTCCGCTCGGTTTACGTGTCGGTATCGGTGCGGGTATCGGCTTATTTATCGCCCTTATCGGTTTTAAAAATATGGGCTTAGTAGTAGCAAACCCGGCAACACTTGTTGCGCTGGGCGATCTGCACGATCCAAAAGTATTAATGGGCATCTTAGGCTTCTTTATTATTGTGGTGTTAGCCGCAAAAGGCATTCACTCAGGCGTACTTATTTCTATCGCTGTAGTCACTGCATTAGCGTTGATCTTTGACCCTGCGGTAAGTTTTAACGGCGTAATGTCGATGCCGCCGAGTTTAGATGCGGTCGTCGGTCAAGTGGATATTGCCGGTGCGTTAGACATCGGCTTACTGGGTATTATTTTCTCCTTTATGCTAGTAAACTTATTCGACTCGTCAGGCACATTAATTGCAGTAACCACCAAAGCCGGTTTTGCCGATAAACAAGGTCGCTTCCCACGTATGAAACAAGCTTTATTAGTGGACAGTACTGCGGCAATGGCAGGTTCGTTTATGGGAACTTCGGCAATCAGTACTTATATTGAAAGCGGCTCGGGCGTATCTGTCGGCGGTCGTACCGGTTTGACAGCAGTTACCGTCGGTATCTTATTCCTATTGACTATTTTCTTCTCGCCGCTTGCAGGCGTAGTTCCGGCTTATGCAACCGCCGGTGCATTAGTCTTCGTCGGGATTTTAATGGCTTCAAGTCTAATTGAAGTGAAATGGGACGACTTAACCGAAGCGACTCCGGCGTTTATCACCACCGCAATGATGCCGTTTACTTATTCGATTACCGAAGGTATCGCATTCGGCTTTATTTCATATTGCGTGATGAAGGCCTGTACCGGTCGCTGGAAAGAAATCAATCCGTCGGTAGCGGTAGTTTCTTTACTGTTTATCGCAAAATTCGTTTGGGTCGGCTAA
- a CDS encoding DsrE/DsrF/TusD sulfur relay family protein, with protein sequence MQKLLFIFNSAPYGNESFFSGLRLALQIQEQHKAQLKLFLMSDSVTAALRKHNPSEGYNLQQMLEILTAQGATIKLCKTCINARGMSELPLADGVEIGTLIELADWTMEADKVLNF encoded by the coding sequence ATGCAAAAACTTCTCTTTATTTTTAATTCGGCACCGTACGGCAACGAATCTTTCTTTAGCGGTTTACGTTTAGCATTACAGATTCAAGAACAGCATAAAGCACAACTTAAACTGTTCTTAATGTCCGATTCCGTTACTGCGGCATTAAGAAAGCATAATCCGTCGGAAGGATATAATTTACAGCAAATGTTGGAAATTCTGACCGCACAAGGGGCAACGATTAAACTTTGTAAAACATGTATTAATGCGCGAGGTATGAGCGAGTTACCGCTTGCGGACGGTGTGGAAATCGGTACGTTAATCGAGCTTGCCGATTGGACGATGGAAGCGGATAAGGTCTTAAACTTCTAA
- a CDS encoding NAD(P)/FAD-dependent oxidoreductase: MQHFDVVIIGAGASGLFCAAQLGQAGKRVAVLDSGKKIGRKILMSGGGFCNFTNLEVTANHYLSQNKHFVKSALARYTNWDFIALVAQYGISYHEKELGQLFCDESSQQIVDLLQAECDKGKVEIFLRQAVIFVEKFAKNFQIQTASETFETEHLIIATGGLSMPALGASPFGYKIAEQFNIPVIPPRASLVPFTWKDSDKHFATLSGIALPIRATCGQQSFSNQMLFTHRGLSGPAILQISNYWDLGETVEIDLLPSDDISTILNELRQSSPKLQLKTVLNRYLPKKLVELWLEQGAFKDNVIVQLSKTELARLEQLIHHWQFLPNGTEGYRTAEVTMGGVDTDFISSKTMQAKQTEGLYFIGEVLDVTGWLGGYNFQWAWSSAFACAEAIIEK, from the coding sequence ATGCAACATTTTGATGTCGTGATCATCGGTGCCGGCGCATCCGGTTTATTTTGCGCCGCACAGCTCGGGCAAGCCGGCAAACGGGTCGCTGTGTTAGACTCAGGCAAGAAAATCGGGCGTAAAATTTTAATGTCCGGCGGCGGTTTTTGTAACTTCACTAATCTGGAAGTTACGGCAAATCACTATCTCAGCCAAAATAAACACTTTGTCAAATCGGCGTTAGCTCGTTATACCAACTGGGACTTTATCGCTTTAGTTGCGCAATACGGTATCAGCTACCACGAAAAAGAGTTAGGGCAATTATTTTGTGACGAAAGCTCACAGCAAATTGTCGATTTATTGCAAGCGGAATGCGACAAAGGCAAGGTCGAGATCTTTTTGCGACAAGCGGTCATTTTCGTCGAAAAATTTGCAAAAAATTTCCAAATTCAGACCGCTAGCGAAACCTTTGAAACCGAGCATTTAATCATCGCTACCGGCGGCTTATCTATGCCAGCGTTAGGCGCAAGCCCGTTCGGTTATAAAATTGCCGAGCAATTCAATATTCCGGTGATTCCGCCGCGAGCAAGCCTTGTACCTTTTACTTGGAAAGACTCGGACAAACATTTTGCGACACTTTCCGGCATTGCGTTACCGATTCGCGCTACTTGCGGGCAGCAAAGTTTTAGTAATCAAATGCTGTTTACTCATCGAGGTTTGTCCGGCCCGGCAATTTTGCAAATTTCTAATTATTGGGACTTGGGTGAAACAGTGGAAATTGATTTGTTACCTTCCGATGATATTTCAACAATTTTGAATGAATTGCGTCAATCTTCGCCGAAATTGCAGCTAAAAACCGTATTAAACCGTTATTTACCGAAAAAATTAGTCGAACTTTGGTTGGAACAAGGTGCTTTTAAAGATAATGTGATTGTTCAGTTAAGCAAAACGGAATTAGCTCGGTTAGAGCAACTGATTCACCATTGGCAATTTTTACCCAACGGTACGGAAGGCTATCGCACCGCAGAGGTCACAATGGGCGGTGTAGATACCGATTTTATTTCGTCCAAAACCATGCAAGCGAAACAGACCGAAGGGCTTTATTTTATCGGTGAAGTGTTGGATGTGACCGGCTGGCTCGGCGGCTATAATTTCCAATGGGCGTGGTCGTCCGCTTTTGCTTGTGCAGAAGCTATTATTGAAAAGTAA
- the infA gene encoding translation initiation factor IF-1 has protein sequence MAKEDCIEMQGTILETLPNTMFRVELENGHVVTAHISGKMRKNYIRILTGDKVTVEMTPYDLSKARIIFRAR, from the coding sequence ATGGCTAAAGAAGATTGCATTGAGATGCAAGGTACAATTTTAGAAACCTTACCAAATACAATGTTTCGTGTGGAATTAGAAAACGGTCACGTTGTTACCGCACATATTTCAGGTAAAATGCGTAAAAACTACATCCGTATTTTAACCGGCGATAAAGTCACGGTAGAAATGACGCCATACGATTTAAGCAAAGCACGTATTATTTTCCGCGCACGTTAA
- a CDS encoding YtjB family periplasmic protein, with the protein MYLTREKLMKIGLLAGISVLCVMIVSVILSGINQFKLGSQLASVNQVSNLSHLLVRQQANLFSMMLVRNVKSEDLVEALDAFSKEDFVIDANLYSPAGVLIAQSRNALEFKSLLQQDKAQPATQQIVEPIFSQQDLVGFLRVTFDAQYGQTTKSKVERIFHQLYGQLIILVLAGGLLASSYHYFFRRRISIVHTPVKLPLISSKTQTRRFHSKRRVFRHK; encoded by the coding sequence ATGTATTTAACTCGTGAAAAATTAATGAAAATCGGCTTACTTGCCGGAATTAGCGTGTTATGCGTAATGATTGTAAGTGTCATTTTAAGCGGGATTAACCAGTTTAAATTGGGTTCGCAGTTGGCAAGCGTAAACCAAGTGTCTAATCTTTCACATTTGTTAGTCAGACAACAGGCGAACTTATTTTCTATGATGCTGGTTCGTAACGTGAAGAGCGAGGATTTGGTCGAGGCGTTGGATGCTTTTTCCAAAGAAGACTTTGTGATTGATGCCAATTTATATTCGCCTGCCGGCGTACTGATCGCACAAAGTCGTAATGCGTTAGAATTTAAATCTCTGCTTCAACAAGATAAAGCGCAACCGGCTACTCAACAAATCGTCGAGCCGATTTTTTCTCAGCAAGATCTCGTCGGTTTCTTACGCGTTACCTTTGATGCGCAATACGGACAAACCACTAAAAGTAAAGTGGAGCGCATTTTTCATCAATTATATGGGCAGTTAATTATTTTGGTATTAGCCGGCGGTTTACTTGCGAGCAGTTACCATTATTTCTTCCGCCGTAGAATCAGTATCGTGCATACTCCGGTAAAATTACCGTTGATTTCGAGCAAAACGCAAACCCGGCGTTTTCATTCGAAACGTCGAGTGTTTAGGCACAAGTAA
- the serB gene encoding phosphoserine phosphatase SerB, whose protein sequence is MPNTIFIFAKRLTEQQISQFVAETDSILLKQAVYLSYDIAFFETNLTACDLREAASQIAADVADLAIVPNLTEAGLLVMDMDSTAIKIECIDEIAKLAGSGEIVSAITAQAMRGELDFEQSLRKRVGTLENAPESILQTVREKLPLMDGFEQMVVELKAHGWKLAIASGGFDYFADYLKEKYQLDYAVANQLEIIDGKLTGVVLGKVVDAQYKAQTLTKLGEQFHIPQTQWVAIGDGANDLPMIKTAALGVALHAKPKVQEQAKFVINFGDLSALCVLLNAKNLYV, encoded by the coding sequence ATGCCAAACACGATTTTTATCTTCGCTAAACGTCTGACAGAACAGCAAATCTCTCAATTTGTGGCGGAAACCGATTCGATATTACTAAAACAAGCGGTCTATTTAAGTTATGACATTGCATTTTTCGAGACAAATTTAACCGCTTGCGATTTACGAGAAGCGGCAAGCCAAATAGCAGCGGATGTGGCGGATTTGGCAATTGTACCCAATCTTACGGAAGCAGGCTTATTAGTGATGGATATGGACTCCACCGCGATTAAAATCGAGTGTATTGATGAAATTGCCAAACTTGCTGGCTCCGGTGAAATTGTTTCGGCGATTACCGCTCAGGCGATGCGAGGCGAGTTGGATTTCGAACAAAGTTTACGTAAACGGGTCGGCACTCTGGAAAATGCACCGGAAAGCATTTTGCAAACCGTTCGAGAAAAGTTACCGCTAATGGACGGTTTTGAGCAAATGGTCGTCGAATTAAAAGCACACGGTTGGAAATTGGCGATTGCTTCGGGTGGTTTTGATTATTTCGCCGACTATTTAAAAGAAAAATATCAATTGGATTATGCGGTTGCCAATCAATTGGAAATTATTGACGGTAAATTAACCGGTGTGGTGCTGGGTAAAGTGGTGGATGCACAATATAAAGCGCAAACTTTAACCAAATTGGGCGAACAATTTCATATTCCACAAACTCAATGGGTTGCAATTGGTGACGGGGCAAACGATTTACCGATGATCAAAACCGCCGCACTCGGTGTTGCGCTACACGCTAAACCAAAAGTTCAAGAACAAGCGAAATTTGTGATAAACTTCGGTGACTTAAGCGCATTATGCGTTTTACTTAATGCGAAAAATCTTTATGTCTAA
- a CDS encoding YajQ family cyclic di-GMP-binding protein: MPSFDIVSEITMHEVRNAVENANRVLSTRYDFRGVEAVIELNEKNESIKLTSESDFQLEQLIEILIGSCVKRGIEHSSLDIPSEAEHHGKLYSKEVKLKQGIETEMAKKITKLIKDSKIKVQTQIQGEQVRVTGKSRDDLQATIQLVKGAELGQPFQFNNFRD; encoded by the coding sequence ATGCCGTCTTTTGATATTGTTTCTGAAATTACCATGCACGAAGTGCGTAACGCGGTGGAAAATGCCAACCGTGTATTAAGCACACGTTATGACTTCCGCGGCGTTGAAGCGGTTATTGAGCTTAACGAAAAAAATGAAAGTATTAAATTAACCAGCGAATCCGATTTCCAATTAGAACAATTAATCGAAATTTTAATCGGTTCTTGTGTGAAACGCGGAATCGAACACAGTTCGTTAGATATTCCGAGCGAAGCGGAACATCACGGTAAACTTTACTCAAAAGAAGTTAAGCTCAAACAGGGTATCGAAACCGAAATGGCGAAGAAGATCACTAAATTGATCAAAGATTCCAAAATTAAAGTGCAAACCCAAATCCAAGGCGAGCAAGTACGCGTAACCGGTAAATCTCGTGACGATTTACAAGCGACGATTCAATTGGTAAAAGGTGCAGAACTAGGTCAGCCGTTCCAATTTAACAACTTCCGTGACTAA
- a CDS encoding DUF5363 domain-containing protein has protein sequence MSDEPKGWFKKALAKYDKFCEELGVNQGACRGCVPVVKFDPEKEPDDKKATEEKSS, from the coding sequence ATGTCAGACGAGCCAAAAGGGTGGTTTAAAAAAGCACTCGCTAAGTACGATAAATTTTGCGAAGAACTTGGCGTCAATCAAGGTGCGTGCCGAGGTTGCGTGCCGGTGGTGAAATTCGATCCGGAAAAAGAGCCGGATGATAAAAAAGCGACTGAAGAAAAATCGTCTTAA
- the glgP gene encoding glycogen/starch/alpha-glucan family phosphorylase, with protein sequence MSVTTQFSTLFETSLQNYCAERSLNPQQLSDQQWYQLVAQVAHQAALQFFPKNAPLIDTRKVNYLSMEFLVGRLLGNNLQNLGVYQYVVDEVAKYGKTLVDILEQETDPAFGNGGLGRLAACYLDSMASLAQPAVGYGLHYQYGLFKQSFDWAGRQHEEGDAWGRDFFPLQSHRADFRQPVGFAGEVRHITGDKYEWQPAWTIYGEAFDLPVVGYKGVQQPLRLWQGYSETAFDLAKFNDGDYLDSESIVIDASKITKVLYPNDNHQNGKELRLMQQYFHCACSVADIIKNHLTKGRTLDQLAEFEVIQLNDTHPAIAIPELMRLLLDQYGYSWEKAWAICSKVFAYTNHTLLPEALEQWDQNLVAKLLPRHLIIIERINLELYQQVKACFTEDELANVWDETAIIANNRVRMANLCVVGSFAVNGVAQIHSDLVISDLFPAYAKLFNGRFHNVTNGITPRRWIRQANPLLSALLDQHIEGDWTQNLELLRQIEPLAENSAFQTAYAEIKQQNKQALAQVIEETLGIQVNQNAIFDVQIKRFHEYKRQHLNLLNIIATYQELKANPDMPFVPRVFIFAGKAAPGYFMAKQIIQAINNVAHVINNDPEMQGKLQVAFLPNYSVSLAEKIIPAADVSEQISLAGKEASGTGNMKLALNGAITLGTLDGANVEIAEFAGEENVVIFGHTVESVRELREKGYVSREYYEQDEVLRKAIDALADGSFAGGNQEIFEPLVYDLLNKDYFCVLADFASYREAQQEVAKRYQNQTAWLKSTILNTARLGSFSSDRSIRDYQTRIWKK encoded by the coding sequence ATGTCCGTCACAACACAATTTTCAACGCTTTTTGAAACCTCCTTACAAAATTATTGTGCAGAACGTTCACTTAACCCACAACAATTATCCGACCAACAATGGTATCAGCTGGTGGCACAAGTCGCGCACCAAGCCGCTTTGCAATTTTTTCCGAAAAACGCACCGCTTATTGATACTCGCAAAGTCAATTACCTTTCAATGGAATTCTTAGTCGGGCGTTTACTCGGTAATAACTTACAGAACCTCGGCGTATATCAATATGTGGTAGATGAAGTGGCGAAATACGGCAAAACGTTAGTCGATATTTTAGAACAAGAAACCGATCCTGCATTTGGTAACGGCGGCTTAGGACGCTTAGCCGCCTGCTATTTAGACTCAATGGCAAGCCTTGCTCAACCGGCAGTAGGCTACGGTTTACATTATCAATACGGCTTATTCAAACAAAGCTTTGATTGGGCGGGTAGACAACATGAAGAAGGCGATGCGTGGGGACGTGATTTCTTCCCTTTACAGTCACATCGTGCGGATTTCCGCCAACCAGTCGGCTTTGCCGGTGAAGTTCGTCATATTACTGGCGATAAATACGAATGGCAACCGGCATGGACAATTTACGGTGAAGCGTTTGATTTACCGGTGGTCGGTTATAAAGGCGTACAACAACCGTTACGCTTATGGCAAGGCTACAGCGAAACTGCTTTTGATTTAGCAAAATTCAATGACGGCGATTATTTAGATTCGGAATCAATAGTAATTGATGCGTCAAAAATTACCAAAGTGCTTTACCCGAACGATAATCATCAAAACGGTAAAGAACTACGCTTAATGCAACAATATTTCCATTGTGCTTGTTCGGTAGCGGATATTATCAAAAATCACTTAACTAAAGGCAGAACTCTCGACCAATTAGCGGAATTTGAAGTGATCCAATTAAATGACACCCACCCCGCAATCGCGATTCCTGAGTTAATGCGTTTATTACTCGACCAATACGGTTACAGCTGGGAAAAAGCGTGGGCAATCTGTTCAAAAGTATTCGCTTATACCAACCACACCCTGTTACCGGAAGCGCTAGAACAATGGGATCAAAACCTTGTTGCTAAATTATTGCCTCGTCATTTGATCATCATTGAACGCATTAATCTTGAGCTTTACCAACAAGTCAAAGCTTGCTTTACAGAAGATGAATTAGCCAACGTATGGGACGAAACGGCAATCATCGCCAATAATCGTGTGCGTATGGCTAACCTTTGCGTGGTCGGTTCATTTGCGGTTAACGGTGTGGCACAAATTCACTCGGATTTAGTGATTAGCGATTTATTCCCTGCTTATGCAAAATTATTTAACGGCAGATTCCATAATGTGACGAACGGTATCACTCCACGCCGTTGGATCCGTCAAGCTAACCCGTTATTAAGCGCATTACTCGATCAACACATCGAAGGCGACTGGACACAAAATTTAGAGCTGTTACGTCAAATCGAACCGCTTGCAGAAAATTCGGCATTTCAGACCGCTTACGCTGAGATTAAGCAACAAAATAAACAGGCGCTGGCACAAGTGATTGAGGAAACACTGGGTATCCAAGTGAATCAAAATGCGATCTTTGACGTACAAATTAAACGCTTCCACGAATATAAACGTCAGCACCTCAATTTATTGAATATTATCGCCACTTATCAAGAGCTGAAAGCCAATCCGGATATGCCATTCGTGCCGCGCGTCTTTATTTTTGCCGGTAAAGCCGCACCAGGTTATTTTATGGCGAAGCAAATTATTCAAGCGATTAATAATGTGGCACACGTCATCAATAACGATCCGGAAATGCAAGGTAAATTACAAGTAGCATTTTTACCGAACTACAGTGTAAGTTTGGCGGAAAAAATCATTCCGGCGGCAGATGTTTCCGAACAAATATCCCTTGCCGGTAAAGAAGCATCCGGTACCGGTAATATGAAATTAGCTCTAAATGGTGCGATTACCTTAGGTACGCTTGACGGTGCGAATGTGGAAATTGCCGAATTTGCCGGCGAGGAAAATGTCGTGATTTTCGGTCATACGGTAGAATCCGTACGTGAATTACGAGAGAAAGGTTATGTATCGCGTGAATACTACGAACAAGACGAAGTATTACGTAAAGCGATTGATGCATTAGCGGACGGCTCATTTGCCGGCGGTAATCAAGAAATCTTCGAACCATTGGTTTATGATTTGCTAAACAAAGACTATTTCTGCGTATTAGCCGATTTTGCCAGCTACCGTGAAGCACAACAAGAAGTTGCAAAACGTTACCAAAATCAGACCGCTTGGTTAAAATCTACGATTCTGAATACCGCTCGTCTCGGCAGCTTTAGCTCAGATCGCTCAATTCGTGATTACCAAACCAGAATTTGGAAAAAATAA
- the malT gene encoding HTH-type transcriptional regulator MalT, translated as MQATFSRLIPTKLISSKVNRTVKETETVERTLLLNKLNRAEFYPMTLVIAPAGYGKTTLVCQWKEKQLAKNQRIGWYSLDESDNKTEQFSAYFTAALSQATDLSFSGIVYQNNLVDYFSQLLVQLSQVRSHFYLVIDDYHHIENSEIHDALRFWLKHQPQTMSLLVLSRLTPPLSITNLRIHEQLLEIDVHQLAFTPTETRQFLALKFNEPLTDDEVFSLCDRVEGWATALQLVSFAVKQNPELLRSPEKLFAKLNQQHIADYLNEEVFHYVEPEIKLFMQRCAILRSMNEKLILALTKDENGVKKLDELEKMGLFIQRILHDDGEIWWKFHPILASYLAQSCRLELPCEWQELHKIAAMMWLKLGYGSEALYHAQMLEDSQTLYTILQEHGWSLFHQGQLKLLEDCLALLSAQQLWQDSNLVLLKAWLAQSQHRHQEVSGILQKFQPNQPLVADLQARFDALKAQVAINEGNDEQAYNLAKQALVHLSSDFGYAQIVANSIIGEAQHCRGYLKEGLVQMQKVEKMALEQRAYHQWLWSKLQQAEILSAQGFWQSAYDLLKDTTLQAQHLHQIPMHEFLLRLKGQILWEWHHLDQAEAMANAGIEVLEKEGEQAHCLALLAKVSLTKGDLNNAGRLIEQCRNLIIAQAVHWDWRSTFDEVQMLYWQISDDKSHLESWLTQVSFPEQDNNHFLQRQWRNIARCYLLQDNFEQALNILNSLLQTSATFNLISDTQRALILRNRVFYRQGRMDLAQKDLIRALNLTQQTNFISAFVIEGDLMAQQIRQLLQINVLDELSTHKAQFILRSINQHNRHKFAHFDEEFVANLLRNPQVPELLKISPLTAREWQVLGLIYSGYSNEQISQELVVAITTIKTHIRNLYQKIGVANRSEAIEYTRSLLRMMGYS; from the coding sequence ATGCAAGCAACATTTTCAAGATTGATTCCAACTAAGCTAATTTCTAGTAAAGTCAATCGAACCGTCAAAGAGACAGAAACCGTTGAACGAACATTACTCTTAAATAAATTAAATCGGGCGGAATTTTACCCGATGACGCTCGTTATTGCCCCGGCAGGCTACGGCAAAACAACGCTGGTTTGCCAATGGAAGGAAAAACAATTAGCGAAAAACCAGCGTATCGGTTGGTACTCACTTGACGAAAGTGACAATAAAACAGAACAATTCTCCGCGTATTTTACCGCTGCACTCTCGCAAGCGACCGACCTCTCTTTTTCCGGAATTGTTTACCAAAATAATTTGGTAGATTATTTCTCTCAGTTATTGGTTCAGCTTTCTCAGGTACGTAGCCATTTCTACTTAGTGATAGATGATTATCATCATATTGAAAATAGCGAAATTCATGATGCGCTTCGTTTTTGGTTAAAGCATCAACCACAGACGATGAGCCTGCTTGTCTTATCACGTTTAACCCCTCCGTTAAGTATTACCAATTTACGAATTCATGAACAACTATTAGAAATTGATGTGCATCAGCTGGCATTCACGCCGACCGAAACTCGTCAATTTTTAGCGTTAAAATTTAATGAACCACTTACAGATGATGAGGTATTTTCGCTTTGTGATCGGGTTGAAGGCTGGGCAACGGCATTGCAATTAGTCAGTTTTGCAGTGAAGCAAAATCCTGAATTATTGCGTTCTCCGGAAAAATTATTTGCCAAGCTTAATCAACAACATATTGCCGATTATCTGAATGAAGAAGTATTCCATTACGTTGAGCCGGAAATTAAGTTATTTATGCAACGCTGTGCGATTTTACGTTCGATGAATGAAAAATTGATACTCGCTTTAACCAAAGATGAAAACGGTGTGAAAAAGCTCGATGAATTAGAAAAAATGGGGCTTTTTATTCAACGGATATTGCATGACGATGGTGAAATTTGGTGGAAATTTCATCCGATTTTAGCATCTTATCTTGCGCAAAGTTGTCGTTTAGAACTGCCTTGTGAATGGCAAGAGCTACATAAAATTGCAGCGATGATGTGGCTGAAATTAGGCTATGGATCCGAGGCGCTTTATCATGCGCAGATGTTGGAAGATTCTCAAACGCTTTATACCATTTTACAAGAACATGGTTGGTCTTTATTTCATCAAGGTCAGCTTAAGTTATTGGAAGACTGTTTGGCATTACTTTCAGCGCAGCAACTTTGGCAAGACTCAAACTTAGTGCTGTTAAAAGCGTGGCTTGCACAGAGCCAGCACCGCCATCAAGAAGTATCGGGTATTTTGCAAAAATTTCAGCCAAATCAACCGCTTGTTGCTGATTTACAAGCACGTTTTGATGCACTAAAAGCACAGGTAGCAATTAATGAAGGTAATGATGAGCAGGCCTATAATTTAGCAAAACAGGCGCTTGTTCATCTGTCGTCCGATTTCGGTTATGCGCAAATTGTTGCAAATTCCATTATTGGAGAAGCACAACATTGTCGAGGCTATCTGAAAGAAGGCTTAGTTCAAATGCAGAAAGTGGAGAAAATGGCATTAGAGCAAAGGGCCTATCATCAATGGTTATGGTCGAAGCTGCAACAAGCGGAAATTTTATCGGCACAGGGCTTTTGGCAGTCTGCCTATGATTTGCTAAAAGATACCACTTTACAAGCGCAGCATTTACACCAAATTCCGATGCATGAATTTCTATTGCGTTTAAAAGGACAAATCTTGTGGGAATGGCATCATTTAGATCAAGCGGAAGCGATGGCGAATGCCGGTATTGAAGTCTTAGAAAAAGAGGGCGAGCAAGCGCATTGTTTGGCATTGTTGGCAAAGGTTTCGCTGACTAAAGGCGATTTAAATAATGCCGGACGTTTGATAGAACAATGTCGCAATTTAATTATTGCTCAGGCGGTGCATTGGGATTGGCGTTCAACTTTTGACGAAGTGCAAATGCTGTATTGGCAAATCAGTGATGATAAGTCGCATTTAGAAAGCTGGTTGACGCAAGTTAGTTTTCCGGAACAAGACAATAATCACTTTTTACAACGTCAATGGCGTAATATCGCTCGTTGTTATTTGCTACAAGATAACTTTGAACAAGCGTTGAATATTTTGAATAGTCTGTTACAAACTTCTGCAACCTTTAATTTAATCAGCGATACGCAACGAGCGCTGATTTTGCGTAACCGAGTGTTTTATCGCCAAGGTAGAATGGATCTTGCACAAAAAGATTTGATTCGAGCGTTAAATCTAACCCAACAAACCAATTTTATCAGTGCTTTTGTGATTGAAGGCGATTTGATGGCACAGCAAATTCGCCAATTGCTACAAATCAATGTGTTGGATGAACTTTCAACCCATAAGGCACAATTTATTTTGCGGAGTATTAATCAGCATAATCGCCATAAATTTGCGCATTTTGATGAAGAATTTGTCGCTAACTTGTTGAGGAATCCACAAGTACCGGAGTTACTTAAAATTAGCCCGCTTACCGCGAGAGAATGGCAGGTGCTCGGTTTAATTTATTCAGGTTACAGTAACGAACAAATTTCACAGGAATTGGTGGTAGCGATAACTACGATTAAAACGCATATTCGTAATCTATATCAAAAAATCGGTGTGGCGAATCGTAGTGAAGCGATTGAATATACACGCAGTTTATTGAGAATGATGGGATATAGTTAA